A portion of the Lysinibacillus timonensis genome contains these proteins:
- a CDS encoding site-2 protease family protein: MDERVRPIVTKMVIHPLFLPLLFGMVLYGDVAYYAMILTSLLVHEFGHLIAAWLVKVKVERCVIMPYGGEIELVGGYSLNPKKQLFIALGGPIATLCCIMVTPLLDPLFAEPFLKIQVILLLINLIPIWPLDGGRIVFSIILLFSGNARNYELFLSISLALIFLTVVITFILLPSSLFIFILSLFLLFKVVGEWRYRKYRLAFEKYVMKRLT; this comes from the coding sequence GTGGATGAAAGAGTACGTCCAATCGTGACAAAAATGGTTATTCATCCATTGTTTTTGCCCCTACTTTTTGGAATGGTCTTATACGGCGATGTCGCATATTATGCGATGATTTTAACTTCACTACTTGTCCATGAGTTTGGTCACCTTATTGCAGCTTGGCTCGTTAAAGTAAAAGTGGAGCGGTGTGTCATAATGCCATATGGTGGAGAGATTGAACTTGTGGGCGGTTATTCCCTTAATCCGAAAAAACAGTTATTTATTGCGCTAGGTGGTCCTATTGCTACACTTTGTTGTATCATGGTTACACCGTTATTAGACCCTTTATTTGCAGAACCGTTTTTAAAAATACAGGTTATCCTGTTGTTAATTAACTTAATTCCTATATGGCCATTAGATGGTGGTAGGATCGTTTTTTCTATCATTTTACTGTTTTCGGGAAATGCAAGAAATTATGAATTGTTCTTATCTATCTCTTTAGCACTTATTTTTTTAACCGTTGTTATTACTTTTATCTTACTACCAAGCTCTCTTTTTATATTTATTTTAAGTCTATTCTTATTATTTAAAGTTGTTGGTGAATGGCGTTATCGAAAATATAGATTAGCATTTGAAAAATACGTAATGAAAAGATTGACTTAA
- a CDS encoding peptidoglycan DD-metalloendopeptidase family protein has translation MSKRWKWIGAGILCITILAANHLQESGQINIDIKKIVYSSEDLNFMRNILREVFGTEQDPTIAVSSGAADNKLLSFIAVKPYDHGYLLTFEDALPIIAIEGGLVVYTGHNTHTGKTISVYYENNTTVTYGFLDSFTVLPYTSVGKGQTIANKDEPGDLFVQIETGGKTLNLEETIKWMKEYVQS, from the coding sequence GTGTCTAAAAGGTGGAAGTGGATTGGTGCGGGCATACTTTGTATAACAATACTTGCGGCCAATCATTTACAAGAAAGCGGACAAATTAATATCGATATTAAAAAAATTGTATACAGTTCTGAGGATCTAAACTTTATGCGCAATATTCTAAGAGAAGTGTTTGGTACAGAGCAAGATCCAACTATTGCTGTGTCATCTGGTGCAGCGGACAATAAACTACTATCATTTATTGCGGTAAAGCCGTATGACCATGGATATCTATTAACCTTTGAAGATGCATTACCAATCATCGCTATAGAGGGCGGACTCGTGGTTTATACGGGCCATAATACTCATACAGGTAAGACAATATCCGTATATTATGAGAATAATACAACAGTGACATATGGTTTTCTAGATTCTTTTACTGTATTGCCGTACACATCAGTAGGAAAAGGACAGACTATTGCAAACAAAGATGAGCCGGGGGACTTATTTGTTCAAATTGAAACAGGAGGTAAAACGTTAAACCTAGAGGAAACCATCAAGTGGATGAAAGAGTACGTCCAATCGTGA
- the minD gene encoding septum site-determining protein MinD yields the protein MGEAIVITSGKGGVGKTTTTANLGTALALQGKKVCLVDTDIGLRNLDVVLGLENRIIYDLVDVIEGRCKSHQALVRDKRVDEKLFLLPAAQTTDKNAVNPEQMKSLIEELKREFDYVLIDCPAGIEQGYRNAVAGADRAVVVTTPEISAVRDADRIIGLLEKEDIEPPRLIINRIRKKLMNNGDTLDINDITTHLSIDLLGIIIESDEVISSSNKGEPIVMDPNNKASLGYRNIARRILGESVPLMTIDDENKGVFAKIKSIFSK from the coding sequence GTGGGTGAAGCAATTGTAATAACTTCCGGAAAAGGCGGTGTAGGAAAAACGACTACCACTGCTAATCTAGGTACTGCATTGGCTCTTCAAGGTAAAAAAGTATGTTTAGTCGATACTGATATCGGATTACGTAATCTTGATGTCGTCCTAGGCCTAGAAAATCGAATTATTTATGATTTGGTTGATGTTATTGAAGGACGTTGTAAATCCCATCAAGCACTCGTAAGAGACAAACGTGTTGATGAAAAACTATTCTTGTTGCCAGCTGCTCAAACGACAGACAAAAATGCTGTCAACCCAGAGCAAATGAAGAGTCTCATAGAAGAATTAAAACGCGAATTTGATTATGTTTTAATTGATTGTCCTGCAGGAATTGAGCAAGGTTATCGTAATGCAGTAGCAGGAGCTGATCGTGCTGTTGTTGTAACTACTCCTGAAATTTCTGCTGTTCGTGACGCAGATCGTATTATTGGCCTATTAGAAAAAGAAGATATTGAGCCACCACGATTGATCATTAATCGAATACGAAAAAAATTAATGAATAATGGCGATACACTTGATATTAATGATATTACGACACATTTATCAATTGACTTACTAGGTATCATCATTGAAAGTGATGAAGTCATTAGTTCTTCTAATAAAGGAGAACCAATTGTGATGGACCCGAATAATAAAGCTTCATTAGGTTACCGTAATATCGCTCGTCGAATTCTAGGTGAATCAGTCCCACTTATGACTATCGATGATGAGAATAAAGGTGTCTTTGCCAAAATTAAATCTATTTTTTCTAAATAG
- a CDS encoding septum site-determining protein MinC, producing MKKQLVHIKGTKEGLVLRLDDQCAYAELIDELKGKVSEGGIDNKVDVHLDIGHRFLSMNQKKDLVQIVEKSGKMHVSSVHCEVISLEESNERVLASQRDTYVGIVRSGQVIRAFGDIVIIGDINPNGKVEATGSIYVLGKLKGLVHAGIEGNQDAIITASQFEPTHVYIADKKDVMTNEKPFVNEHGEQIFAYVNQNGVITYDRLQEARNIRPFLDTAKGGS from the coding sequence ATGAAAAAACAGCTCGTCCATATAAAAGGGACAAAAGAAGGATTAGTACTTCGGCTTGACGATCAGTGCGCCTACGCAGAATTAATTGATGAGCTGAAAGGAAAAGTTTCAGAAGGCGGGATTGATAACAAAGTAGACGTACATTTAGATATAGGACATCGATTTTTATCGATGAATCAAAAAAAAGATCTAGTACAAATTGTAGAGAAATCTGGTAAAATGCATGTATCAAGCGTTCATTGTGAAGTAATCAGTCTTGAAGAGAGTAATGAACGAGTACTTGCTAGTCAGCGAGATACGTATGTTGGGATTGTGAGATCAGGTCAGGTTATTAGAGCATTTGGTGATATCGTGATTATTGGTGATATTAATCCAAATGGAAAAGTAGAAGCAACGGGAAGTATATATGTACTCGGTAAATTAAAGGGGTTAGTTCATGCTGGGATAGAAGGCAACCAAGATGCCATAATAACTGCCTCACAATTTGAGCCAACCCATGTTTATATTGCAGATAAAAAAGACGTGATGACCAATGAAAAACCATTTGTTAATGAACATGGTGAGCAAATATTTGCTTATGTAAATCAAAATGGCGTTATTACATATGATCGATTACAAGAAGCTCGAAATATACGTCCATTTTTAGATACAGCAAAAGGAGGAAGCTAA
- the mreD gene encoding rod shape-determining protein MreD has product MVVRFLIPFVAVMLFLLEPEFALFSPLEINGQVVYLVPRFLILYLIFISIYYSRQRAVIYGLIFGLLYDVFYIDIIGLYSVLYPIICFIAGSTVKFIHQHLSITTILSVILVALMEIVLYYFFNFINFTSITFTDFAMNRLIPTMIANLLFLIMLGWAFIYLIHARVLQRANEIS; this is encoded by the coding sequence ATGGTTGTTCGGTTCTTAATACCATTTGTTGCAGTCATGTTGTTTTTACTAGAACCAGAGTTCGCACTGTTTTCTCCTCTTGAAATAAATGGACAAGTTGTATATTTAGTTCCACGTTTTTTAATTCTATATTTAATTTTCATTTCTATATATTACAGCCGTCAACGTGCTGTTATATATGGATTAATTTTTGGCCTCTTGTACGATGTGTTTTACATTGATATTATTGGATTATATAGTGTTCTATATCCAATTATTTGTTTCATTGCTGGATCTACTGTAAAATTTATACATCAACATTTGAGCATCACAACTATATTATCAGTAATATTAGTGGCGTTGATGGAAATTGTTCTCTACTACTTCTTTAACTTCATCAATTTCACATCTATTACATTTACAGATTTTGCAATGAATCGTTTAATCCCAACAATGATTGCCAATTTACTATTTTTAATAATGCTTGGATGGGCATTTATTTATTTAATTCATGCACGTGTTTTACAACGCGCAAATGAAATCTCTTAA
- the mreC gene encoding rod shape-determining protein MreC — MPHFLNKKIILLLVGLILIVALISFSLRDRQNATLPEQFIKDTVGLVQSFVAKPANYITGIFNDINALLNTYEENKRLKMRLEDFAVLQSEVNILQSENQSLREIVEKEDSLRDYTPIQATVIARNPDQWEEKIILDKGSSHGIELNMAVMTAQGLIGKISLVTPLTSEVELLQTNNPNFRVSAVVQGENKEIFGLVEGYDSERNELILKRIDSSLDVKEGQLVISSGLGGIFPKGILIGEITEVTTDDFGLTKMAYVKPAADFSMLQDVIIAKRSIITNVEHEEQIKIGTEAEKASSEGE; from the coding sequence ATGCCACATTTTTTAAACAAGAAAATAATATTGCTACTTGTTGGCTTAATTCTTATTGTGGCATTGATTAGCTTCTCATTACGTGATCGTCAAAATGCAACACTACCCGAACAATTTATCAAAGATACTGTTGGTTTAGTACAATCTTTTGTTGCTAAACCAGCAAATTACATAACTGGAATTTTTAATGATATAAATGCATTATTAAATACGTATGAAGAGAATAAACGGCTTAAAATGCGTTTAGAAGACTTTGCTGTATTACAATCGGAAGTCAATATACTGCAAAGTGAAAACCAATCATTGCGTGAGATAGTAGAAAAAGAAGATAGTTTACGAGATTATACACCAATCCAAGCGACTGTCATTGCCCGGAATCCAGATCAATGGGAAGAAAAAATCATTTTAGATAAAGGTTCTTCACATGGGATTGAGTTGAATATGGCTGTTATGACAGCACAAGGCTTAATTGGTAAAATTAGTTTAGTAACTCCGTTAACCTCAGAAGTAGAACTACTTCAAACAAACAATCCGAATTTTCGGGTATCGGCAGTGGTGCAAGGTGAAAATAAAGAAATTTTTGGTTTAGTTGAAGGATATGATAGTGAACGTAATGAATTAATATTGAAGCGAATCGATTCTAGTTTGGATGTAAAAGAGGGACAACTTGTCATATCATCTGGTTTAGGAGGTATTTTTCCAAAAGGTATTTTAATTGGTGAAATTACAGAAGTAACAACGGATGATTTTGGGCTAACGAAAATGGCTTACGTGAAACCAGCAGCAGACTTTTCAATGTTGCAAGATGTAATTATTGCTAAGCGAAGTATCATTACAAATGTTGAACACGAAGAACAAATTAAGATAGGTACTGAAGCAGAAAAAGCTTCAAGTGAAGGTGAATAA